The stretch of DNA TATTATTCACATAAGGCAATGTACCTTATATAGGCAAGTTTACAAGGAGGCTTAACACTAGCTTGAGTACCAAGCAACTAGTTGGCTCAGGCCAACCTGCGCGCGCGCCTGTGGGCTTGGCAAGCCAGGCCTGCTTAGCTTACAACCCAACAAACCCTCCCTTAAGCTAAACCTCTATTACAAGACACCTTTCTACATATTACAAGTACGAATTACAAGTTCTAAACAACAGTGATGACATCACAAATGCTAAGTCTATCTCTCAATTTACAAAAGCTCTCAAGCTTTAGTGCCTTGGTCATAATGTCTGCAACTTGATTTTGAGTGCTGCAGTGCTCCAATTCAACAATCTTCTCTTTGGTAAGATCCCTCAGAAAGTGGTATCTAACATCTATGTGCTTGCATTTACCATGTAaaactggattctttgacagCTTAATGGAGGAGCTGTTATCACAAAGTATCACAGTTTCTCCCACCTGTGTTTGACCAAGTTGATCAAGTATCCTTCTCAGCCAAACTGCTTGACAGGCACTAGATGCTGCAGCTACAAATTCAGCTTCAGTAGTGGAAAGAGTCACTATAGCTTGTTTTTTTGAAGACCAGGAGATTGGTCCATTTCCATACATGAACACATATCCTAGATGTGGATTTTCTGTCATCCAAATCACCTGCATAGTCAGAGTCTGTCCAGCCTTGCAATTTCAATTCACCTTGATTTCTTTGGTACAATATCCCTAAATTAATTGTACCCTTCAGATACCTCAAAATCCTTTTTACAGCAGCCAAATGTAGTTCAGTAGGCCTATCCATATATCTTGCTACTAAACATACAGAGAAGGCAAGATCAGGTCTTGTGGCCAAAAGATACATTAGACAACCTATCATTTGCCTATATTCAGTAGCATCAACAAGCTTTCCACCTTCATTCTTTGTTAACTTGCAGCCAGTGACAATTGGACTGCACACTTTGTTACAATTCTCCATACCAAACCTTATCAATATATCTTGAGCATACTTTTGTTGATATATGAATATCCCTTTTTCAGCTTGTTTGATCTCAACACCCAAAAAATACCTCATCTTCCCTAAATCTGTCATTGCAAACTTGCTTTTCATTGATCTTTTGAAACTTTCAAACATCTCTTCATCATTACCTGTGTATATCAGATCAACATATAGACTTACTATCAGAATTTTTCCTTCTCTTTCATGTTTGATAAAAAGAGTGTGCTCATATGGACATTTGGTGAATGATTCCTACACAAAGTATGACTCAATCTTGCTGTACCAAGCCCTGGGAGCCTACTTCAAGCCATATAGGGCCTTTTTGAGCTTGTACACCTTATACTTATCATTGGTCTGATAGCCACATGGTTGCTCAACATACACATCTTCAGTCAATTCACCATGTAAGAAAGCACTCTTCACATCAAGCTGATACACTTTCCATCCCTTGCTAGCAGATAAGGCCAATATACACCTTATTGTATCCCATCTGGCAACAGGTGCAAAAACCTCTCTATAATCAACACCATGCTGCTGACTGTAACCTTTAGCTACTAGTCTAGCCTTATACTTCTCAACCTTTCCATTCTCATTGTATTTAGTTTTGAAGATCCATTTCACTCCAATTCTTTTACTTCCTTCTGGTAATTCAGTCAATTCCCAGGTTCCATTCTTTTCAATGGCTTCAATTTCTTGATCCATTGCTTTTCTCCACACTTCATGCTTTGCAGCCTCTTCATATGTGTCTGGATCATCATTGCAGAAAACAGCTAAATTGTGCAAACCATTATCTTCAATTTGCTCTTGTCCAGTCACATAGTCTCTCATCCAACCAGGTGGTCTCCTTGGTCTGGGAGAGATAATGGGATTACCATGTAGATCTTCATCAGAACTTTCAGTGTCACTATCATGTTCAACATCAGGAGTTTGTTGGCTGCTTTCTCCAACCTCCACAGACTCATCATTATTCATTTGATCTCTTTCATCATTGTTGCTTAGTGCTTCAATATCATCTAGATCAGTTGCTTGAACCTTTTCAGGCTTATTGTCTTTCATTTCCCATCCTTTTGACTCATCAAAGATTACATCCCTGCTAACAATTATCCTTTTATTGGCTGGATCATAAAGTTTGTATGCTTTTGATTCTTCACTTACACCAAGATGAATACACTTAATGCTTTTTGAATCTAATTTCTTCCTTTGAGTGTCAGATACATGTGCATAGGCCACACAACCAAAGATCTTGAAGTAGTGAACTGCTGGCTTCACTTTACTCCAAGCCTCTTCTGGTGTTACTTCCTTCACTGACATGGTTGGACTTCTATTCAACACATATGTTGCCCAAATGACTGCTTCAGGACAAAATCTCTTAGGTACACCTCTCTCAGTTAACATACTCCTGACCATATTCAGAATAGTTCTGTTCTTTCTCTCAGAGACTCCATTCTGCTGTGGAGTATAGGCTGCAGTGAGTTGCCTTTTGATTCCATGTTGACTGcaaaaatcattaaattcaTTTGAAGTGAATTCACCTCCTCTATCAGTTCTTAGGCATTCAATTTGACAACTTGACTCTTTTTCTACTAttgctttgaattttttgaaagtaGATAGTGCACTAGATTTTTCTATGAGTGGATAGGTCCATGTTTTCCTGCTAAAATCATCAGTGAAGGTAATGAAGTACCTGCTCCCTCCATTTGATGTAGGGTTGATAGGGCCACAGATGTCAGAATGTATCAACTGAAGTCTTTCTGTAGCTCTCCAATTTGAAGTTTTAGGAATAGAATCCCTATGTTGCTTGCCTATGATGCAGCTTTCACAAGTTTCTGCAGTTTCTTGTAAAACAGGCAATCCCTTAACCATGGATTTCTTTGTTAAAATGTTCAACCCTTTAAGATTCAAGTGGCCATATCTGCAATGCCACAGTTGTGTAAGATCTGAACTTGTAGTCTTGAAGCACATTGGAGTGATCACTGAAGCATGTATCATGTACATTCTATTAGCTGACATCTCAGTAGACATAAGCAAACCTCTGCTCTCATGATACACCTTGCAATTGTTATTGGAAAAGACAATTGTCAAGTTTTTCTGTTGTAATTGGCCAATACTCAGTAGATTATTCTTCAACTCAGGAAGATAATACACACTAGTTATGACCTGCACTATTCCTCCAATTTGCAATCTCAAATTGTCCTTTCCCATGACTTGCATTCTTGAATTGTCACCCAATTTCACAGTTTCTCTAAACTCTGAGTCAAATTCAAACAGCCATTCTTTCTTTCCAACCATATGATTGCTGCAGCCAGAATCAAGAAACCAGATCTCATCTTTCAATTCACTTTTGACTGGTTCTTTAAGCTTTTCTTGCGCCATAAGCAAGACTTCACCATGTTCATCAAACTCTGCATAGTTTGCTTCTTCCCAAGTTGGACATTCACTCTGGTAATGTCCAAGCTTGTGGCATCTGTAACATTCAACAAGCTCTCTACTTTGTTGTCTACCTCTGCCTCTTCCACCTCTTGAACCGTTTCTTCCTCTCCCCCTACCCCCACCTCTACCATGTGAAACCTGCAAGGCCTGCTCTTCATCTTTCACTAGGGTAGGTTTCATTCTTTTCTCATGGACTAACAAGCTGCTTTGTAATTCATCAATTGTAAGGGTGGTGACATCATTAGACTCTTCTATGGAACACACAACGTAATTGAACTTTTCACTCATGGATCGCAACACCTTTTCTACAACTATAGTCTGAGTCAAGGTTTCACCTGATGCACTCATCTTGTTTGCAATTGCTAAAGTTCTTGAGAAGAAATCACTTACAGACTCATTATCTTTCATCTGCAAGATTTCAAATTCCTTTCGCAATGCTTGAAGTTGAGCTCTCTTCACTTTGATCGAACCTTGATATTTCTTGCGCATTGATTCCCAAATGTCTCGAGCTGTGTTGCGTTCAAGAATAGTTTCCAAGATGGATCTTTCAATTGATTGAAAGAGAAAGTTCTTGGCCTTCAGATCTTTGAGTCTGCTTTCCTCTGCAAGCTTTCTTTGTTCTGCAGTTGCGTTTGCAGGCGCAACAATGATGCCATCTTCAATTAGGGACCAATATTCTTTCGATCGAAGCAAATTTTCCATAAGCATTGCCCAATGATCATAGTGTCCATCAAACTTTGGAATTGATGGACGAAGATAATCAGATTCAGCCATTAGAGGGCAAGAGAAAGCGATCAAtcgaggaagaagatgaagtttggGAAGAACAGTTTGTAACGGTTTGTAACAGATTGTAACTGAATTTGCAAAATCTGCGATTTGCAGTTATCAGGACCCTTGTGGGCTCACCGATACCAATTGTTAGGTAAATGGTGTGTTCTCTATTATTCACATAAGGCAATGTACCTTATATAGGCAAGTTTACAAGGAGGCTTAACACTAGCTTGAGTACCAAGCAACTAGTTGGCTCAGGCCAACCTGCGCGCGCGCCTGTGGGCTTGGCAAGCCAGGCCTGCTTAGCTTACAACCCaacagttcagtcaaaaccgacctactctaggggagagagccactctccgttccactatcaatgaaaagcttgattacaaagattcaatacaagagttgcaagaatttagCCTTGATCCTAAATTCTACCATTTTCCCGAATCTCtccccgtgaccaagaaatttaatcaataagtgtttacaAGGTGATGAATCAATCTCCAACCCTAGAGTATGCCCAAGAGAAGTTATCTAATAAACCCTAGTCTTTTGTTggctttagaaaccctaaaatcacctTACAAATATCAGAAAACGTGACACATATATATAACTGCGTAGTTTTCTGCCCGGGGCGCAGGTTTTTTTGCCTGGGGCACAGTTTTTTCGCCCGAGGCGCCAAACCAGTAATTTTTGCTGTCTTCCTCGTTTTCAAGACAATTTACAAcaaatctccaccttgcctttaaaacaatggtgatgccaacttcccatcgtgctgctctctccacttgtttacaccacaccctcttcggcccccggagtctacctctccgtactcgaaaaatgcttgcctccaattgcccttggatttttaggacaaTCCACAAGCTAAAccataccctcttcaaaccccggattgtagctttccgtactcttgaagatttgtttgcctccaaccaaccttggaattttaggtggtttcacaagcCGCAATATCAAACTCTCCTTGCATCAAACTACCTCCAATAGTCCTACAAGTTACCAAGTTTGATCACCATTGCTTCCACACAAGATCTCCATAGTcataccactttggtgtacctccacctcaaaccAAGTTTTCTCAACCAAAGCCTCaaaccggtatatccactatgtctTCCACCTTGTAACGTAAAACTTTTCAACTACTCTGAAACGCACTTCGAgtcattgttagtctccaacacttcCCGGTTTAGTTCCACCATCTAGTAAACTTcatttcactagtccaactaaaacCAACCAATGTCACTAACAACCAACCGAAGTTCTACAACTTATCCACATCATGAGAATCACAACTAGTAATAAATGCATAACCAATAGTAGaaccaactatctttgcattTAAGTTTAAGAATATACCTCTCATCATGTAACAAAGAAACAACCACAATTGTCAAACCTTGTAAGACAAATTGAAAACCATACTTTGAACCTTAAGTGTTCCCGTCTCCAAGATGAACAAACTCCACCTCCAACTAGCTCTAGGATTCAAAAGTACTCCTTCTTTAAGACACATGTGATCGGAGCATCCAAAGTCCACGGCTTAAACTCCACTGATTCCCAACTTCACCACACTAGCACTTCCGCATTCTCacaataataaagttgttgtttcaaaaCGTAACAccgagtattattccaccgcctctccaggccgatgttgagtattattaccaccgcctctccaggccgataAAGCCTTTATGGTTCCCAACTTGTGACTATGAGTTCTTCTGCACTCTCATAGCCTTCTTCCTCATCAACGACAACATGAGCTGACGAACTACTATTGCCCCTCCTCTGCGGACAatccttcttgaagtgacctgATTCTTGACAATGGAAGCATTTGAACTTGCCACCACTATCACCCTTTGGCCTAGACTTGGACTCATATTTCTTCCCCTTTCCTCTACCTTTGTTCTCACTTATATCCCTCGTCACATTCAACCCTTCCGCACTATCATCAACCCTCAagtctctcaactttgtcaacTCCTTGGTCCTCAAAGCCGATTGAACTTCATCCAATGTGATAGTACCTTCTTTGCCATAAAACAAAGCATCCTTGAGATTTTCAAGTGACTTGGGTAAAGCACACAACAAATGAAAGGTCTTGTCATCGTCTTCCAAATTCACGTCAATGTTCGCCAAGTCATCAATGATCTTGTTGAACTCCGAAAGTTGCTCCACCACAGGCTTGTTCTCCACCATTCGAAAGAAAAGCAATcgttctttcaaacactgcttatgtgccaaagacttGGTCATGTACAATGCATCAAGTTTGGTCCACATACCCGCAGCAGTCCTCTCCTTAGCTACTTCTCTCAACACATTATCCGTGAGGCACAAGATAATGGCACTCAAtgccttatcattcatctcgATCTTTTCTGCGTTCGAGAGAGTATTTGGCATATTCGATATGCCCAACAATGCTTCAGCACACTTTTGTTGTGTCAGTATTGCTCGtaccttcaccttccacaaaccgaagtcatttttatcggtgaacttctcaataacccacttagaacccatgatacttaattcgtttgatcctttgccccacggtgggcgccaattgttgtgaattttttaataaaatcacaccaataatcttgatgtgtggagcaaatcgaataagcaatcaaaacgtggaaataacaataataatcacgaacaaaagataagtgataaaactgtaaagaacacgaagcaaatGTTTATCCAGTTCAGTCAAAGCCGGCCTACTCTAGGGGAGAGAGTCACTCTCCGTCCACTATCAATGAAGAgtttgattacaaagattcaatacaagagttgcaagaatttagCCTTGATCCTAAATTCTACCATTTTCCCGAATCTCTCCCCGTGAtcaagagattcaatcaataagtgtttataGGGTGATGAATCAATCCCTAACCCTAGAGTATGCCTAAGAGAAGTTCTCTAATAAATCCTAGTCTTTTGTTGGCTTTAGAAATCCTAAAATCACCTTACAAATATCAGAAAACGTGACACATATATATTACTGCGCAATTTTTCGCCAGAGGCGCCAAACCAGTAATTTTTGCTGTCTTCctcgttttcaaggcaatttaaAACAAGTTAGTTGTTGGTACTTCATGTAAATCTACATATATTGCTTGCTCTCATTGATTTTTGGGTAAATATCTCCAAATTATCAAGGAGTAGAGTAGGCATCACCCAAATAGGTCATTTAAGTTTTTTGACTTATTGTACGGTTACCCTTCCAATATCATCCACTATAAAAACTTGTTGCATTGTTGCTCTTCTAGTTAATCTCCTCCAACAAATGtgtctttttcatcaaaatagcAACATGGTAAAAGTCAACATTAAAAGTTATAATGCAATAAGGTAATAGAGATTAACTAAAAAAGTAACACTACAACAAGTTACAAAAAGATCTATTTGTTACTTGAAAAGCTTAAAAGAGTACCTAACTATTacctaaaaaatttaactattacaaacgtaaaacttaaaaaaatcatgaatataTTAATTAGGAGGGAAACCTTGAAAACTCCGCAACAGAAACAACGATGTCAGCATATACAAATTGTACATCAATGGAACCATAGGTCAGATGAAATGAAAACTATACATAACGTTAACATTTCATTCTATAATAAACATTGTTGTTAATGTATTATGcaaacatctgtctacaacattTACATTGCATTGAAGCCCATGCAGATTTGCAGACAAAATAGTAAGTGTTTTTGGACTATGAAGTTTTAAACCAAACAAGTCGTGAGTTACTTCAATGTGGTTGAAATTGTGAGTTACTTTCATCACGCGCATATGAATTCAATGAACCACATGCTTTTCACTCACACCATTCATTCATCAGATTCAGAAGAGACAAATTAGTTTGGCAAaggtttgaatttgaaatatttaattatttaactatGGTTGACGATCATGAATGGTTTACCttcaataaataaacaaaaattatgatGATAGTGAAATGAGAGAATATACTTATACTTGTTTGTTAGCCTTCAAAAATTGTGTTCATCTATCCATTTGGTCCTCAAATTATTCGAAACAGTTAAATAGTCCTTTAATTTGTTTAACTTGTACTACCTCcattcttttttataagagacaattaAGTCACCAATAGATAGTTTAGATATTGTTGGGTTTGATTGTCAAGTCCCACATTGTCCAATCTCTTAAATAAAGggttaaggagttggaggtTCATGGTTCAAGTACCGACAAAaagaaaactaacataacattgtaatatactaacaattttcttataaaaataaaataaaggaggttaaaaaattagttattgGAGAAGTCTCATATTGCTTAGTGTGGTGAAGCGGGGGGGACCAAAACTATATATTGGGCCTAGATTATTTGTCTTTAGATATGCACtagtcagtagcactttaaaCTTATATCTGAcctaatttaaatatttattttgaagagTGTGAGTGTATTGGGGGCCGGGGTGAGAGTCAAaaaagtctatgtgttgtaataaTTTTCTGGTTGGCGGTTTAGACAATTGTTGTgattttttctccggttttggagtttacAAGTTATGTTCTTATATTGTGATTGTGTttaattttcttcttcaactatgttatatatatatatataattatttcttataaaaatgactagAGGGAGTAATAAATATGTTTCTTTGTCAAGTTTAGCGGTTAAACATGATGACATACAACTTTAAATTTGATGTGTAAGCCATTTGCCACATGAGTTAGGTTTAGGATCTtctctattttgtatttttttcaattttctctattactatatagttttgaaaatataaatgcaaaagtgTAACATTAAACGAGTCAAAATCTCGTTTATACCCtccaaaatatacaaaaaaaactttagtaataaaaaaaatgcaaatcataaaaaatggaaaaatccTTACTCTTTGCCACATACGCTAGACTATTTCAATTGAAAGTGGTGATTGCAATTAAAAGGACACTATTGAAGTCCTCAAATTATTCGAAATAGCTAAATAGTCCTTCAACTTATTACTTATTAGGCAAGTATAATTAAGACTCATTGAACACAAaagtttatatgaaaaaaaggaGTATTTTAGAgatagtaaattttttttaaagacagtattaatattaaattaaacagGCTTAAAGTTAACCTTTACTTATACTACCCtgtccctaattttttttattctattttttatttatttatcaaaacccactttttatgttgttttttaatataagactcttttcaaatatattaataatttcttTACAAAAACACCCCTATTAAACTTACATTAAAAAATGAACATTTGTTTTCTCTCCTATTATATCAATAATAATTACAGggataattagtaaaaaaattatgaatttattgatacaattttttttaatagcagtAAAAAATTTGGATAATGTCTTGTATATAATAAGGGATGGCGGTAGCATGCTTAccgaattttgtttttgattttcaccaccagtatccaaCCCACTTGACCGCCTAATCTGATTCGAGGGTCGGTGGAACAAAGGGAGAAGAGAAACCATCTTTTTGCCAATGGGGCAGTTCACACGTAGTAATACATTACTCCAATTCATGCTACTATTATGTACTTGCAGATGTCTATTTGCAAAAGGCCATAACCTCATGAGAATTGAATTTTCTCCCATTACAGCATGACGTTGTAATTGATCTCAGTCATCCAATTGTAAACAAACAACAAAGattgttttaatttaaaagatgtatttttcaatttaaaccATTCGGTCTCATATTGACGGtctagataaataaaaaaaaaaaaaaaaaggtgtgaAACTTGgtttaattattactatttaatGCAATAAATCTTGGCCCTGACCTATCCTCGTGTGGGTGGTGTGTACTTACAAGTTACAATCATTTTGGTGGGTTCAATGAAATGTacaattcaataaaattattggCTGAAGCTATAtacattcaaaaaaaattattgattataAAGAATGGATAGCTGAATGATTATCACTTCAACAAGCAAACGAATCTCTAAACATTATATCATCCATAACTACATTGACATATGAATAAAACTAAAAGGGTGACTTCAATATGTATATAAAACACACTCCTAAAATAAAAGCTTTTCAAACTAACAAATTATGAAGAATGACGTGTTACTGTTCCATTTCTACCTTGTTAGAATCTTCCAAAAAACAGTGTATTTTGATTGTATGCAATTGAAGTCTCGAGTTTGCGCTGAAATGTGCGGCAACAACTAAAGAAAAACAATATGTATTCACATTTTGAAATGTGCAGAATTTTATATCAATCAGCAACTGTCATTTAGTGTTAGCCCCATGCCATAGAACAAGCGTAGTTCACAACCAGTTTTCCGTCAaaaccaaaattctgcaaaaatcaAGGTGATAAGAGAAAAGAATAACATAAGAACATTTGATAATTAAACAACATAGTTAGGTTATCTAAAAGATTAAACACTAACCCCTATTTATAGGGATACAAGTCTCTTAATGTAAAATAAATTGGGAAATCAGGAAATAAATCATAACAATGACTAAGTGATATAGAAGCTAATCAAGGAGATAATCTAAGATATTCTAATGTTAGATATTGATCATATGATATAAACTAAGATATTCTAACATAAGATAAAAATATTCCAaggtatttttttatattctaaGAACAATATTACTTGTAACCAGACATGTAATAATTATGTGATCATTGTAGGGGATAATAGCAACTCTCTCTCTCACAAGCTGGTTCATATATGCCATATGAATGAAGCTTGTCACATACGGATGGCTTGATAAATATGACACGGCATACAAAACCAGCAAGCTGTCATGCTTGATAAGGGCTAGTGAGTATGCAAATAGGGCAAGTGCTTGAATACTTCTCAATTGGTATTATTGTCGGTTGCCAATAGCTCGTAAAGGGCTACTTCCAGACACCTAGTAATTACATATTAATTGTCGTAGAGAACCTCAACAACTACCATACTGCTCTAGCAACAACCCCGAGCCCCccctaaaaaaaatacatgtcatATACAATACTACAACATTGTTGACATTATAATTACCAAGAAGCAAATGGCGGCATAATATTCACTAACAAAGAAGAAAAGCTaggcaattttaattttttagccAACTTGCATAAGACAtgcaatttgaaacttttttcttgttcttcaagGGAAATCCATCTCAATGCAAGTGAATTCACTTTGACGTTAATTTTAACTTGCCTATCATTTGAATTAAAATCTGAAAATGGAAGGGAAAAGTAATGGACATTGGATATCCTTACTTTCATTCACATTTTCTATGTTAAAACTTATGGGAGCTAAAAACGTCTCTTATCTACTTCACAAAAGAAAAGATAGCCACAAAAATAGGTTAAAGAAACTTCTGACATACACTCCATATGGTCCTATATGTAAGAATATGTTTGTGCCAACTACACACCATCAGGCCAAAACCTACAAATTATCCTCCACAGTTTTTACAGAACAAAGGTAATAAAACAGTATTGACATGAAATACTAATAACTGCAGAATCAGAAATATGCATCATTTACTTTCACCAAAGACATTAAAAACAATGGAAAAAATAATCCAGTAATTTCTTACATTATACAAGTCAACGACCAGTTCATCAGGGTTCGGTGAAAAAGCACTGTTGACATAAACAAACTGCAAAACCAGAAAATAAAAAGTGAGCATGCAGAGCCTTTAAAAAACCAGATGGTGGTAGAGTACAAAGTGATTTATTACCAATGTCTCCCTGTGTAGCTGTCTGCGAAGAAACTCTATCACTTTTGCAAATTTATCAGTTCCTGCTATCTGCCATGTCAAATATATTGCTTTAAACTTCAATATTGAGAATACTTATCATAACGAATAAGGCGGCTCAATAAATTTTGTGGCCATTCCTCAATATAATGATTTTTCAGACTTCATTTTAAAACTCACTTTTTAGTTTATGCATCCGAAACCAACATTTTCCATGTGAGAAAATGTGTATATTCATACTAGCATCAAGCACACAAAATCCTTATAGAAAAAATTTGCACCCTTCTTTCTCCATTGTCAGCATTAAAATTAGTGCTTAATCTCAACTAAGGAGTGCATATAAAATGAATTGGTATGAGTTTGATTGAACCAGTGGAAGCTACTGATTCCAGTCAATCCCACCTAGTGGAGTGgagtattgttttttattatctGTTTCATTATAAATTGGCACAATTAACTACAACAAACGTCTTTTCTTAATATGTACGGTTGGCTGCATAAATTGAACAAGACCATAATACTATTGTGATTCGAGGAgagctagcaacacactcccaAAAACACTCTTttcaacacactctttaattggttgaaattcaaatgGGTCAGCTAAATCATGTAGACCCCACATAAATTT from Trifolium pratense cultivar HEN17-A07 linkage group LG5, ARS_RC_1.1, whole genome shotgun sequence encodes:
- the LOC123883095 gene encoding ubiquitin-like protein ATG12, with product MAADSPTSVRKVVVHLRATGDAPILKQSKFKIAGTDKFAKVIEFLRRQLHRETLFVYVNSAFSPNPDELVVDLYNNFGFDGKLVVNYACSMAWG